The proteins below come from a single Caulobacter flavus genomic window:
- a CDS encoding LLM class flavin-dependent oxidoreductase: MSVEFIGIIHTQNVSEIHPPAGPVIDVDYVEKIARAHDEGGFDRALVAFHSTGPESQLVVAHAASVTKKLNFMIAHRPGFTQPTLAARQLATLDHFTGGRVAVHIITGGSDEELAKDGDHLTKDERYARTSEYLDIVRAEWASDKPFDYEGKYYKVDQGFGAVKPLRAPQIPVYFGGSSEAAIPVAGKHADIFALWGETQAQVAETIARVRHAAAKHGRQVKFSLSLRPIIAETEEAAWARADEIVARTKALREAAGLPTSGHHPPNAGSQRLLDAAAQGSRLDKRLWTGVAAVTGAAGNSTGLVGTPQQVAEALLDYYDLGVTTFLIRGFDPVEDAIAYGRDLLPLVRRLVAEREAAPAAAAS; encoded by the coding sequence ATGAGCGTCGAATTCATCGGTATCATCCACACCCAGAACGTCTCGGAGATCCATCCGCCAGCCGGCCCGGTCATCGACGTCGACTATGTCGAGAAGATCGCCCGCGCCCATGACGAAGGCGGCTTCGACCGCGCCCTCGTGGCCTTCCACTCGACCGGTCCGGAAAGCCAGCTGGTGGTGGCGCACGCGGCCTCGGTGACCAAGAAGCTGAACTTCATGATCGCCCACCGGCCGGGCTTCACCCAGCCGACCCTGGCGGCCCGGCAGCTGGCGACGCTGGACCACTTCACCGGCGGCCGCGTGGCGGTGCACATCATCACCGGCGGCTCGGACGAGGAACTGGCCAAGGACGGCGACCACCTGACCAAGGACGAGCGCTACGCCCGCACCAGCGAATATCTCGACATCGTCCGTGCCGAATGGGCCAGCGACAAGCCCTTCGACTACGAGGGCAAGTACTACAAGGTCGACCAGGGCTTCGGCGCGGTGAAGCCGCTGCGCGCGCCGCAGATCCCGGTCTATTTCGGAGGCTCCTCGGAGGCGGCGATCCCGGTGGCCGGCAAGCACGCCGACATCTTCGCCCTGTGGGGCGAGACCCAGGCGCAGGTGGCCGAGACCATCGCCCGGGTGCGCCACGCGGCGGCCAAGCACGGCCGGCAGGTGAAGTTCTCGCTGTCGCTGCGGCCGATCATCGCCGAGACGGAAGAGGCCGCCTGGGCCCGCGCCGACGAGATCGTCGCCCGCACCAAGGCCCTGCGCGAGGCCGCCGGCCTGCCGACCAGCGGCCACCACCCGCCCAACGCCGGCTCGCAGCGCCTGCTGGACGCGGCCGCGCAAGGCTCGCGTCTCGACAAGCGTCTGTGGACGGGGGTCGCGGCCGTCACCGGCGCGGCGGGCAACTCCACGGGCCTGGTCGGCACGCCGCAGCAGGTGGCCGAAGCGCTGCTGGACTACTACGACCTTGGCGTCACCACCTTCCTGATCCGGGGCTTCGATCCCGTCGAGGACGCCATCGCCTATGGTCGTGACCTGCTGCCGCTGGTGCGCAGGCTGGTGGCCGAGCGCGAGGCGGCGCCGGCGGCCGCGGCGAGCTGA